CAACTTCCAACACGAAGCTTGGAAAGGCAAGAAGCTGAAGACGAAAATCGCCGTCAAATCGGTCACATCGTTCCAGCTCCCGGAACTCAACGACGAATTCGCCAAAGGCTACAACATCGACAACGTGGAGGCCTTGCGAGAACGCGTCCGGGAAGGCATTCAAAGGGTCAAAGACAATGCGGTGCGGGACATGGTCCGGGATCAGCTCCTGGATACATTGCTTGAAAAGAGCACTGTCCATGTCGCCGAGAACACCTGGGAAAGCGTTGTGGATCGCCGGATCCGGGAGCTGGGGGCCGAACTCCAGAACCGGGGGATGGACTACGAACAGCACTTTAAGGCCAACAACCTGACGGAAGAAGAGTTCTTGGAGCAGTTGCGGGCCGATGCCAAGCTTAACGTGCACCGGGCAGTCGTGATCCAAAAGATCTTCCAAGACAATGGGATGACCATCAGCCAGGATGACCTGAACGGATTTTTCCGGCAAGTCTTGGCCGAAAACAATGTGGCCCCGGAAAACACGGAATCGTTCACCAAGGAGTTTGGTGCCCAAATCCGTGAAGAAGTGATCTTCCGGGCGATGACGAGCAAAGTCACGGATTACCTGATCGAACATGCCGAGATCTCCGAATCCGGGTCTCCGGCCGAAAAGCCGGCAAAGCCGAAAGCCGCCAAAAAGCCCGCCAGCGAAACGAAGAAAACAAAGAAGTAGTCAAGAAAACTAGCCTGCAAGGATGACCGACCAGGCCCGACAACAGTACAAAGGTACAAGGATTGACGAGAATGAATGAGATGAACGTCGGAGTCCCGTTTGTCATCGAGCAAACGGCGAGAGGGGAACGGAGCTACGACATTTGGTCGCGGTTGCTGAAAGACCGCATCGTCTTTTTGGGGACGCCCGTTGACGACTATGTCGCCAACTTGTTGATCGCCCAGTTCCTGTTCCTGGAAAAAGAAGACCCGGACAAGGACATCGACTTTTACATCCACAGCCCCGGTGGCAGTGTCAGCGCGGGTCTGGCGATCTATGACACGATGAACATGATCAAGCCGGATGTGGCGACCATCTGCGTGGGGCAAGCGGCTTCTATGGGTGCCGTCTTGTTGGCCGGCGGGAAAAAGGGCAAACGGTATTGCCTGGATAACGCCCGGGTGATGATCCACCAAGTGAGCGGGGGAGCCCAAGGCCAGCTCACGGATATGAAGATCGCGATCCAAGAGGCAGACCGCTACATGCAGATTTTGATGGGGATCTTGGCTGAAGCCACCGGCAAGTCTGTCGAGCAAGTGAGCAAAGATTGCGACCGCGACAAATTCATGTCGGCCGAGGAAGCCCTGGAATACGGGCTGGTCGATAAAGTTTTGAAGCCCGGCGAACGATAATAGAAGAGGCTTATGGCGAAAACGGAAGAGCGGAGAGACAGGTGCTGTCTTTGCGGAAAGAAAAAGGAACAAGTTCCCAAACTCATCGTGGGTCTCCACGGAGCCGTTTGCACCGACTGCGTTGAACTGTGCAAGGAAATCCTGGGCAGCGACACGTCACGCCGGCCCGAATTGGCCCCGACGGCCGCAAACCTGACGACTTCGACTGGTTTTTCGGGCAAGTCGAGTGACTTGCCCAAGCCCAAAGAGATTGTCGAATTCCTGGACGGTTATGTCATCGGCCAAGAGCACGCCAAGCGCGCCCTCGCCGTGGCGGTCTACAACCACTACAAGCGGATCGGCAACCGGGGCACAGATTCTGATGTTGAGCTGAGCAAGAGCAACATTTTGATGATTGGGCCCACCGGGAGCGGCAAAACCCTGCTGGCGCAGACGCTGGCGCGGATGCTTGAAGTCCCCTTTGCGATTGCAGACGCCACCGCCCTCACGGAAGCCGGATACGTGGGCGAAGATGTTGAGAACATCTTGCTCAAGCTGTGGCAAACCGCCGAAAGCATGGATGGCCGAGACCCCAAATCCCTTTGTGAGCGCGGGATCATCTACGTCGATGAGATCGACAAAGTGAGCCGAAAAGGCGACAACCCCTCGATCACGCGGGATGTGAGCGGGGAAGGGGTTCAGCAAGCCCTCCTCAAGATTTTGGAGGGGACGCTGGCCAACGTGCCGCCCCAAGGCGGCCGCAAGCACCCGCAACAGGATTACCTGCAGATCGACACAAGCAACATCTTGTTTATTTGCGGGGGAGCGTTCGACGGTCTCGAGGAGATCGTCCAACGCCGCATGAAGGAAAACGTGATTGGTTTCCGGAGCGAACCGCAAAGCAAACAGGAACGCAAGAAAGACATTCTGCGCGAGGCCAATCCGGAAGACCTGATGAAGTTCGGGCTCATCCCGGAATTCATCGGCCGATTGCCGGTCATCACGGCCCTTGACCAATTGGACGAAGAGGCCCTGGTCGAGATTCTGACCGGACCGAAGAACGCGATCATGAAGCAATACGCCCAGTTGTTCGAACTGGATGGTGTTGAACTGCAAGTTGCCAGCGAAGCGCTCAAGGAAATCGCCCAAGAGGCCTTGAAACGCAAGACGGGTGCCCGTGCCCTGCGCGCCATCATCGAGCAAATCATGCTGGAAGCGATGTTCGAAGTCCCGAGCAAATCGGATATCAAGCGCGTGGTGATTCCCCCGGGAGTCCTAACGGACAAGAAACAGCCGATCTTGATGACGGCCGAGCAGATCAAAGAAGCAAGCTGAGAGCAAACGCTTCTCTATCCAATGCCCCCGGGATCCAATAACCCGGGGGCATGTTGTTTTTGCGGGCCGGTATCCCTGCCGGTTCCGCAAGACCCTGTTAATCCTGTGAGGAAATTCTGGGCCGCCAAAGTGAATAAACAAACTGTGCCCCACCGGCTCCAACGCGTTGCGGAAGGCTGGTTTGGGGATCGAAT
This window of the Armatimonadota bacterium genome carries:
- the tig gene encoding trigger factor gives rise to the protein MSTTGLSEMQVTREDINPATVRLAISCTAEQISAGFDRALRELGKQVKVPGFRPGKAPRKMVEEAVNPQALYENAADMIIRKAYEQAAKQFDLKPEGVPSVDLQQFYRGGETTEDGKTADPTLQFTIKIPLAPVVELADTKGLQAQRPAVTVSEEEVDYQIEELRRGQGTKREVSDRGIQDGDAVVLSLSADDADPRSFMVIAGQTFPDLDKALQGMAGDDVKSETLSFPDNFQHEAWKGKKLKTKIAVKSVTSFQLPELNDEFAKGYNIDNVEALRERVREGIQRVKDNAVRDMVRDQLLDTLLEKSTVHVAENTWESVVDRRIRELGAELQNRGMDYEQHFKANNLTEEEFLEQLRADAKLNVHRAVVIQKIFQDNGMTISQDDLNGFFRQVLAENNVAPENTESFTKEFGAQIREEVIFRAMTSKVTDYLIEHAEISESGSPAEKPAKPKAAKKPASETKKTKK
- a CDS encoding ATP-dependent Clp protease proteolytic subunit, which codes for MNEMNVGVPFVIEQTARGERSYDIWSRLLKDRIVFLGTPVDDYVANLLIAQFLFLEKEDPDKDIDFYIHSPGGSVSAGLAIYDTMNMIKPDVATICVGQAASMGAVLLAGGKKGKRYCLDNARVMIHQVSGGAQGQLTDMKIAIQEADRYMQILMGILAEATGKSVEQVSKDCDRDKFMSAEEALEYGLVDKVLKPGER
- the clpX gene encoding ATP-dependent Clp protease ATP-binding subunit ClpX — protein: MAKTEERRDRCCLCGKKKEQVPKLIVGLHGAVCTDCVELCKEILGSDTSRRPELAPTAANLTTSTGFSGKSSDLPKPKEIVEFLDGYVIGQEHAKRALAVAVYNHYKRIGNRGTDSDVELSKSNILMIGPTGSGKTLLAQTLARMLEVPFAIADATALTEAGYVGEDVENILLKLWQTAESMDGRDPKSLCERGIIYVDEIDKVSRKGDNPSITRDVSGEGVQQALLKILEGTLANVPPQGGRKHPQQDYLQIDTSNILFICGGAFDGLEEIVQRRMKENVIGFRSEPQSKQERKKDILREANPEDLMKFGLIPEFIGRLPVITALDQLDEEALVEILTGPKNAIMKQYAQLFELDGVELQVASEALKEIAQEALKRKTGARALRAIIEQIMLEAMFEVPSKSDIKRVVIPPGVLTDKKQPILMTAEQIKEAS